In the genome of Coregonus clupeaformis isolate EN_2021a chromosome 11, ASM2061545v1, whole genome shotgun sequence, one region contains:
- the LOC121577163 gene encoding proline-rich protein 36, which yields MKDRRKSSSPLARTPETSQNSSENSLTDILSVRRASNIVLQPMPPGRRNSRSHFHNMDVTEERADLGRPPMATPPIRPPLLTVTSLTVQRRKNTPKVPRMPHLQLEGQMGSKRLGPVKTKTSGSTFTSSHKQEPEVKPSRPQTPGGIPRRPKVCSTAAKAVAPLSGTPCSQSEVRIQANPPQRSNIQDQRPRSPPAQARRPLSNGSRWQPSCYPLDVLQPEVQACRILARPKTGIARITRHTDGSTLRFPNRTLEVIDSMGRREITKSFPKLPAIAVSAPPAQMGIPLPTPTVSPVPDLLVPAPSASPVPSSRVPGLPVFPMPAPPASPVPARPANARPSRRVSERIQLLQIRSAMQDQQLPELLDDRQIILPSEPLSFSSTERIFLCGPPSVCHPANVGGYDGCHPLPRPKSNHTGRTDHSTLLTNRRAVQAGEKCPFEILLTPLVPLAEQPPIKRWHMPASRAKAEREWENSKRGRRKKVKPIHWDVNFQSGPFLPVCVSPSLPSILEVDEEEEDEEMLKYWKSLETTVKIDFSHDIITMGKPFSRFVLKTRGPIHSHRIMLPRPSTRESTPNSPLFTPPTSPLLSRGSSLSGEMGRSQL from the coding sequence ATGAAAGACAGACGGAAGTCCAGCTCTCCATTGGCTAGGACACCAGAGACCAGTCAGAACAGTTCTGAGAACAGCCTGACAGACATCCTCAGTGTCCGGCGTGCCAGTAATATTGTCCTACAGCCAATGCCACCAGGGAGAAGGAATAGCCGATCCCACTTCCACAACATGGATGTGACTGAAGAGAGGGCTGACTTGGGAAGGCCTCCAATGGCCACTCCACCCATCAGGCCCCCACTGCTCACAGTGACCTCTCTCACTGTCCAAAGGAGAAAAAACACCCCTAAGGTGCCTCGCATGCCTCATCTGCAGCTGGAGGGACAAATGGGTAGCAAGCGTCTGGGTCCAGTCAAAACCAAAACCAGTGGGAGCACATTTACCTCCAGCCACAAGCAGGAGCCAGAGGTTAAACCCAGCAGACCACAGACACCAGGAGGCATCCCTAGGAGGCCCAAGGTATGCTCCACTGCAGCCAAGGCAGTAGCTCCTTTATCTGGGACTCCATGCAGCCAGTCTGAGGTCAGGATCCAGGCCAATCCTCCCCAGAGGTCTAACATCCAGGACCAAAGGCCCCGCTCTCCTCCTGCTCAGGCCAGACGGCCTCTGTCCAATGGCAGCCGATGGCAGCCGTCATGTTATCCTTTGGATGTCCTCCAGCCGGAGGTCCAGGCATGCAGAATCCTGGCTCGACCCAAGACAGGGATAGCTAGGATCACAAGACATACTGATGGCAGCACTCTGAGGTTCCCTAACCGGACCTTAGAGGTTATAGACTCCATGGGTAGGAGGGAGATCACCAAGTCTTTCCCTAAGCTGCCAGCCATTGCAGTGTCAGCCCCACCTGCCCAGATGGGCATCCCATTGCCTACCCCAACTGTCAGCCCTGTGCCTGACCTTCTGGTGCCTGCCCCATCTGCCTCTCCGGTTCCTTCCAGCCGAGTGCCTGGTCTACCTGTTTTCCCTATGCCTGCCCCACCTGCCTCCCCAGTGCCAGCCCGGCCTGCCAACGCCAGACCATCGAGGCGTGTGTCGGAGAGGATCCAGCTCTTACAGATCCGGTCTGCTATGCAGGACCAGCAGCTGCCAGAGCTACTGGACGACAGACAAATCATATTACCCTCTGAGCCCCTGTCCTTCAGTAGCACTGAGAGGATATTCCTGTGTGGTCCACCTTCAGTCTGCCACCCAGCTAACGTAGGCGGATATGATGGCTGTCACCCCCTGCCCAGACCTAAGTCCAACCACACAGGTCGCACCGACCACTCCACTTTACTGACCAATAGGAGAGCCGTGCAGGCGGGCGAGAAGTGCCCCTTTGAAATCCTCTTGACCCCCTTGGTCCCACTGGCAGAACAGCCTCCTATCAAGCGGTGGCACATGCCCGCCTCCCGTGCCAAGGCCGAGCGGGAATGGGAGAATAGCAAACGAGGGCGCAGGAAGAAAGTAAAGCCCATTCACTGGGATGTTAACTTTCAGTCTGGGCCTTTCCTCCCAGTgtgtgtctctccatccctgcccTCGATCCTGGaggtggatgaagaggaggaggatgaagagatgCTCAAGTACTGGAAGTCCTTGGAGACCACAGTCAAGATTGACTTCAGCCATGACATAATCACCATGGGCAAGCCATTTTCCCGCTTTGTGTTGAAGACACGTGGCCCTATCCACTCTCACAGGATTATGCTTCCGCGCCCCTCTACGAGAGAAAGCACACCCAACTCCCCCCTCTTCACCCCCCCCACTAGCCCCCTGCTTTCCCGTGGGTCTTCTCTTTCTGGAGAGATGGGGCGAAGCCAGCTGTAg